One Mycolicibacter sp. MU0083 DNA window includes the following coding sequences:
- a CDS encoding SDR family oxidoreductase encodes MAGTEFSGRTMVVSGGSRGIGLAIGLGAARLGANVVLLAKTAEPHPRLPGTVHTAAAEIEEAGGKALAVVGDVRNEDDVQRAIDAAVDAFGGVDICVNNASSIATEPTEQLSAKKFDLMQDINVRGTFLLTKACLPHLRRSPAAHVLTIAPPLNMNPYWLGIHPSYTLSKYGMSLLSLGWAAEYADAGIAFNCLWPETYIATSAVANTPDGGELLEKARSPRIMADAAVAILRRSAAEATGQCYIDADVLAEDGVTDFSAYGGGPEPLIDFFLDR; translated from the coding sequence GTGGCAGGCACTGAATTCTCCGGGCGCACCATGGTGGTCTCGGGCGGCAGTCGCGGCATCGGATTGGCCATCGGCCTGGGCGCGGCGAGGCTGGGCGCCAACGTGGTGCTGCTGGCCAAGACCGCCGAGCCGCACCCGCGCCTGCCCGGCACCGTGCACACCGCCGCCGCCGAGATCGAGGAAGCCGGCGGCAAGGCGCTGGCCGTCGTCGGCGACGTCCGCAACGAAGACGATGTGCAACGGGCCATCGATGCGGCGGTGGACGCCTTCGGCGGCGTGGACATCTGCGTGAACAACGCCAGCTCCATCGCCACCGAGCCCACCGAGCAGCTTTCCGCCAAGAAGTTCGACCTGATGCAGGACATCAACGTGCGCGGAACCTTCCTGCTGACCAAGGCGTGCCTGCCGCACCTGCGCCGGTCGCCGGCGGCGCACGTGTTGACCATCGCTCCCCCGCTCAACATGAATCCGTACTGGCTCGGCATCCACCCGTCCTACACGCTGTCCAAGTACGGGATGAGCCTGCTGTCACTGGGCTGGGCGGCCGAATACGCCGACGCCGGAATCGCTTTCAACTGCCTGTGGCCGGAGACCTACATCGCGACCTCGGCGGTGGCCAACACCCCCGACGGCGGCGAGTTGCTGGAGAAGGCACGCAGTCCTCGGATCATGGCCGACGCCGCGGTCGCGATCCTGCGGCGTTCGGCGGCCGAGGCGACCGGGCAGTGCTACATCGACGCCGACGTGCTGGCCGAGGACGGCGTGACGGACTTCTCCGCGTACGGCGGCGGCCCCGAGCCGCTGATCGATTTCTTCTTGGACCGGTAG
- a CDS encoding ABC transporter ATP-binding protein, translated as MASVTFDAVTRRYPGAERPAVDALDLVVDDGEFMVLVGPSGCGKTTTLRMLAGLEAVDGGHIHIGDRDVTAIDPGRRDIAMVFQNYALYPHMTVAQNMGFALKVAGTPKAEIRARVSEAAQLLGLAALLHRKPKDLSGGERQRVAMGRAIVRRPQVFLMDEPLSNLDAMLRVQTRNQIADLQRRLGITTVYVTHDQVEAMTMGDRVAVLRDGVLQQCAQPRDLYRRPANVFVARFIGSPAMNLFPARVTDDRLSLGGYDVEIDRAIASAATELIVGIRPEHLQVVDSGVPVQVDFAEELGADTYLYGRVVDAADQSVVARVPGTTVVRRGDRLSLGFDRSDLHFFGADGIRLG; from the coding sequence GTGGCTTCGGTGACCTTCGACGCGGTGACCCGGCGCTATCCGGGTGCTGAGCGTCCCGCGGTGGACGCTTTGGATCTGGTCGTCGACGACGGCGAGTTCATGGTGCTGGTCGGTCCGTCCGGCTGCGGGAAGACGACGACGCTGCGGATGCTCGCCGGCTTGGAGGCCGTCGACGGCGGGCATATCCATATCGGCGATCGCGACGTGACCGCGATCGACCCCGGCAGGCGCGACATCGCGATGGTGTTTCAGAACTATGCCCTGTATCCGCATATGACCGTGGCGCAGAACATGGGGTTCGCCCTCAAGGTTGCCGGGACCCCGAAGGCGGAGATCCGTGCCCGGGTGTCCGAAGCCGCGCAACTGCTGGGCCTGGCCGCACTCCTGCACCGCAAGCCCAAGGATCTCTCCGGTGGTGAGCGTCAGCGCGTCGCGATGGGCCGGGCGATCGTACGGCGCCCGCAGGTGTTCCTGATGGACGAGCCGCTGTCGAATCTCGACGCCATGCTGCGGGTGCAGACCCGTAACCAGATCGCCGATCTGCAACGGCGGCTGGGCATCACCACCGTCTACGTCACCCACGATCAGGTCGAGGCGATGACCATGGGGGACCGGGTGGCGGTGCTGCGCGACGGCGTGTTGCAGCAGTGCGCCCAGCCGCGTGACCTCTACCGCAGACCGGCCAACGTCTTCGTCGCCCGTTTCATCGGGTCGCCCGCGATGAATCTGTTCCCGGCCCGGGTGACCGACGACCGGCTGTCGCTGGGCGGCTACGACGTCGAGATCGATCGCGCAATCGCTTCCGCGGCAACCGAGTTGATTGTGGGCATCCGCCCGGAGCATCTGCAGGTCGTCGACTCCGGCGTGCCGGTGCAGGTCGATTTCGCCGAAGAACTCGGTGCCGACACCTACCTGTACGGCCGGGTCGTGGACGCAGCGGACCAATCGGTGGTCGCGCGGGTTCCCGGCACCACGGTGGTCCGGCGCGGCGACCGGCTTTCACTCGGTTTCGACCGATCCGATCTGCATTTCTTCGGCGCCGACGGCATCCGGCTGGGCTGA
- a CDS encoding carbohydrate ABC transporter permease, with amino-acid sequence MNPTRSRARAGRWFIAPNLVAVAVFMAFPLAFSLYMSVQRWDLFTAPEFVGIANYRQLFTADPLFGIAVRNTAVFTVGTVLPTVLISLAVAGLLNRKIKGIGLFRAIAFLPLAVSSVVIAVVWQFVFNTDSGLLNTMLGWLGIAPVPWLTEPHWAMASLCLVSVWKSVPFATVILLAAMQGVPESLHEAARIDGAGEVRRFVSITVPMIRGALGFVVVISIINAFQAFDLVYVLTGSSGGPETGTYVLAIMLFQQAFAFLDFGYAAALAWVMFAVLLVLTVVQLRLSRRNAVDR; translated from the coding sequence ATGAACCCCACCCGTAGCCGTGCCCGCGCCGGTCGCTGGTTCATCGCCCCGAATCTGGTCGCGGTGGCGGTGTTCATGGCGTTTCCGCTGGCTTTCTCCCTCTACATGAGTGTGCAGCGCTGGGATCTGTTCACTGCGCCGGAGTTCGTCGGCATCGCCAATTACCGCCAGTTGTTCACCGCCGACCCGCTGTTCGGCATCGCGGTCCGCAACACCGCGGTGTTCACCGTCGGCACCGTGCTACCGACGGTGTTGATCAGCCTGGCGGTCGCCGGGTTGCTGAATCGAAAGATCAAGGGCATCGGCCTGTTCCGGGCGATCGCCTTCCTTCCGCTGGCGGTGTCGTCGGTGGTGATCGCGGTGGTGTGGCAGTTCGTGTTCAACACCGACAGCGGCCTACTCAACACCATGCTCGGCTGGCTCGGCATCGCCCCGGTGCCCTGGCTCACCGAGCCGCACTGGGCGATGGCGTCACTGTGCCTGGTCAGTGTGTGGAAGAGCGTGCCGTTCGCCACGGTGATCCTGTTGGCCGCCATGCAGGGCGTGCCCGAATCCCTGCACGAGGCCGCACGCATCGACGGTGCCGGCGAAGTACGGCGATTCGTGTCCATCACGGTGCCGATGATCCGCGGCGCGCTTGGATTCGTGGTGGTGATCTCGATCATCAACGCATTCCAGGCATTCGACCTGGTCTACGTGTTGACCGGAAGCAGCGGCGGACCCGAGACCGGCACCTATGTCTTGGCCATCATGCTGTTCCAGCAGGCGTTCGCCTTCCTGGACTTCGGCTATGCCGCGGCGCTGGCCTGGGTGATGTTCGCCGTGCTGTTGGTCTTGACCGTTGTCCAGCTTCGGCTGTCGCGCCGGAACGCGGTCGACCGGTGA
- a CDS encoding aminoglycoside phosphotransferase family protein produces the protein MSTVTSPPPLVNRRDMNAEWFTHVLRSTGVLTDGAVTEVTSAPIGTGQVADTLVFTLTYDRPVPGAPTGVVAKLPAEDPNSLQAAIMQRLYEREVRFYQHLSSQSAVATPGYIYSDIDTATGQFVLLLEDMRPIAAVDQLSGFTVDHARAALAQAAALHAPFWGRDEFADYDWLNHTRNTADMLAQIVPVLVAQFCERYATELGPEIAQLMRRLGDRAATPAEPRGPLTVIHGDFRTDNMLFDAKGGDVPVAVVDWQTIDRSNGLIDVAFLLGTALDPQVRAAHEQELVRGYYDALCAAGVSDYTWEQCWTDYRREAFYAVIFLAPAAMLVERTDRGDEMFLTMLRRACAQIIDLGTESLLDD, from the coding sequence GTGAGCACAGTCACCTCCCCGCCGCCGCTGGTCAATCGTCGAGACATGAACGCAGAGTGGTTCACCCACGTCCTGCGCAGCACCGGGGTGCTGACCGATGGCGCGGTTACCGAGGTGACGTCCGCTCCCATCGGCACCGGTCAGGTCGCCGACACCTTGGTGTTCACCCTCACCTACGACCGACCCGTTCCGGGCGCGCCGACGGGCGTGGTCGCCAAGCTGCCGGCCGAGGATCCCAACAGCCTGCAGGCCGCCATCATGCAGCGCCTCTACGAGCGGGAGGTGCGGTTCTATCAGCATCTGAGCAGCCAGAGCGCGGTGGCCACCCCCGGCTACATCTACAGCGACATCGATACCGCCACCGGCCAGTTCGTGCTTCTGCTCGAGGACATGCGGCCGATCGCCGCGGTGGACCAGCTCAGCGGGTTCACCGTTGACCATGCCCGGGCCGCCCTGGCGCAGGCCGCGGCGCTGCACGCCCCGTTCTGGGGCCGCGATGAGTTCGCCGACTACGACTGGCTCAACCACACCCGTAACACCGCCGACATGCTGGCCCAGATCGTTCCGGTGCTCGTCGCGCAGTTCTGTGAGCGTTATGCCACCGAGCTGGGACCCGAGATCGCGCAACTGATGCGGCGGCTCGGCGACCGTGCCGCCACGCCCGCCGAGCCGCGGGGGCCGCTGACCGTCATTCACGGCGACTTCCGCACCGACAACATGCTTTTCGACGCCAAGGGTGGCGATGTCCCGGTCGCGGTGGTCGATTGGCAGACCATCGATCGCAGCAACGGTCTGATCGACGTCGCGTTCCTGCTCGGCACGGCGCTGGACCCGCAGGTACGCGCGGCCCACGAGCAGGAGTTGGTCCGCGGCTATTACGACGCGCTGTGTGCCGCCGGGGTGTCCGACTACACCTGGGAGCAGTGCTGGACCGATTACCGCCGGGAAGCCTTCTACGCGGTGATCTTCCTGGCGCCGGCGGCGATGCTGGTCGAGCGGACCGACCGTGGCGACGAGATGTTCCTGACCATGCTTCGTCGGGCGTGCGCGCAGATCATCGATCTGGGCACCGAGAGCCTGCTGGACGACTAG
- a CDS encoding DUF732 domain-containing protein, translating to MKSTTLAAAVLGLAVALAAPAQADPDTDFANELHTYGIYGARDYNAWLGKIVCERLDKGVDGDAAKSVRFIGLNLQKGSTQAQAWQFLGASINTYCPDKRPVYEQAARQG from the coding sequence ATGAAGTCGACGACCCTCGCCGCGGCGGTCCTGGGCCTGGCAGTGGCGCTGGCAGCGCCCGCGCAGGCCGACCCGGACACCGATTTCGCCAACGAACTGCACACCTACGGCATCTACGGTGCCCGCGACTACAACGCGTGGCTGGGCAAGATCGTCTGCGAACGTCTGGACAAGGGCGTCGACGGCGACGCGGCAAAGTCGGTGCGCTTCATCGGCCTCAACCTGCAGAAGGGCTCGACCCAGGCGCAGGCCTGGCAGTTCCTCGGCGCGTCGATCAACACCTACTGCCCGGACAAGCGCCCGGTCTACGAGCAGGCCGCCCGGCAGGGCTGA
- a CDS encoding aconitate hydratase produces MAVDRNLDSFGTHDRLTVDDTAYRIRRLDRVEGSARLPYSLKVLLENLLRNEDGRLVTAEQVSAMANWDPAAAHGREIAYTPARVLMQDFTGVPCVVDLVAMRDAIAALGGQTTRINPLCPTELVIDHSVIADVFGRADAFAINAELEFQRNSERYQLLRWGQQAFDDFSVVPPDTGICHQVNLEYLSRVVFTRAGADGPLAYPDTLVGTDSHTPMVNGLGVLGWGVGGIEAEAAMLGQPMSMLIPPVVGLKLSGQLQPGTTATDLVLTVAELLRATGVVGKFVEFFGPGVANVPLANRATIGNMSPEYGATCAIFPIDAVTCDYLRLTGRSEHQIKLVEAYAKEQGMWHDPAHEPVYSQILELDLDSVEPSIAGPKRPQDRIPLRAAPHAVAELLAGAPSTAEALAGLDEASAESFPASDPVAVSSDRAGDRPRTPCCDAQDHPWPTVTVAVSLADGTDTVIGDGDVVIAAITSCTNTSNPSVMVGAALLARNAVAKGLSRKPWVKTTLAPGSRVVTDYYERAGLTPYLDQLGFNLVGYGCTTCIGNSGPLIPEVSKAVVDNDLTVCAVLSGNRNFEGRIHPEVRMNFLASPPLVVAYALTGTLRINLLTDPLGIGSDGDPVYLRDIWPTAEEIAAVVDDNLQAEMFTHSYADVFTGDDRWRALDVPEGDTFAWAPESTYVRRPPYFDGMTREPTPVADITGARVLAKLGDSVTTDHISPAGSIRYDSPAGKYLSAKGIERKDFNSYGSRRGNHEVMIRGTFANIRLRNQLAPGTEGGFTRDFSQAGAAADAPVTTIYDASVNYLAAGTPLVILAGREYGSGSSRDWAAKGTALLGVRAVLAVSYERIHRSNLIGMGVLPLQFPDGADADSLGLSGAETFDITGVTALDDGIPDTVHVRAGDVEFEATVRIDTPGEADYYRHGGIMQYVLRQLLD; encoded by the coding sequence ATGGCCGTAGATCGCAACCTGGACAGTTTCGGAACGCACGACCGGCTGACGGTCGACGACACCGCGTACCGCATCCGGCGATTGGATCGCGTCGAGGGTTCGGCCCGGTTGCCCTACAGCCTGAAGGTTCTGCTGGAGAACCTGCTGCGCAACGAAGACGGCCGCCTGGTGACCGCCGAACAGGTCAGCGCCATGGCGAACTGGGATCCGGCGGCCGCGCACGGGCGGGAGATCGCCTACACCCCCGCGCGGGTGCTGATGCAGGACTTCACCGGGGTGCCGTGCGTCGTCGACCTGGTGGCGATGCGCGACGCGATCGCCGCTCTGGGCGGGCAGACCACCCGCATCAACCCGCTGTGCCCGACCGAATTGGTGATCGACCACTCGGTGATCGCCGACGTGTTCGGGCGCGCCGACGCCTTCGCGATCAACGCCGAACTCGAATTCCAGCGCAACTCCGAGCGCTATCAACTACTGCGCTGGGGCCAACAGGCCTTCGACGACTTCTCCGTGGTGCCACCCGACACCGGCATCTGCCATCAGGTGAACCTGGAATACCTGTCGAGGGTCGTCTTCACCCGCGCCGGCGCCGACGGACCGCTGGCCTACCCCGACACCCTGGTGGGCACCGATTCGCACACCCCGATGGTCAACGGCCTCGGGGTGCTGGGCTGGGGCGTCGGCGGGATCGAAGCCGAAGCGGCCATGCTCGGCCAGCCCATGAGCATGCTGATCCCCCCGGTGGTCGGACTCAAGCTCAGCGGGCAGTTGCAACCCGGAACCACCGCCACCGACCTGGTCCTGACCGTCGCCGAGTTGCTGCGCGCCACCGGAGTGGTGGGCAAGTTCGTCGAGTTCTTCGGCCCGGGAGTGGCCAACGTGCCACTGGCCAACCGGGCCACCATCGGCAACATGAGCCCCGAATACGGGGCCACCTGCGCGATCTTCCCCATCGACGCCGTCACCTGCGACTACCTGCGGTTGACCGGCCGCTCCGAACATCAGATCAAGCTGGTGGAGGCCTACGCCAAAGAACAGGGCATGTGGCACGACCCGGCACATGAACCGGTGTACTCACAGATCCTCGAACTCGACCTGGACAGCGTGGAACCGTCGATCGCCGGCCCCAAACGGCCGCAGGACCGCATCCCCCTGCGAGCCGCCCCGCACGCCGTCGCCGAACTGCTCGCCGGGGCGCCGAGCACTGCCGAGGCACTGGCCGGCCTGGACGAGGCGTCCGCAGAATCCTTCCCGGCCAGCGACCCGGTCGCCGTCAGCAGCGACCGGGCCGGCGACCGGCCCCGAACCCCGTGCTGCGACGCCCAGGACCACCCCTGGCCGACCGTGACGGTCGCCGTGTCACTCGCCGACGGAACCGACACCGTGATCGGCGACGGTGACGTGGTGATCGCGGCGATCACCTCGTGCACCAACACCTCCAACCCGTCGGTGATGGTCGGTGCGGCGCTGTTGGCCCGCAACGCGGTGGCCAAGGGACTGTCCCGCAAGCCGTGGGTCAAGACCACGCTGGCGCCGGGCTCGCGGGTGGTGACCGACTACTACGAGCGGGCGGGCCTGACCCCGTACCTGGACCAGCTGGGCTTCAACCTGGTGGGCTACGGCTGCACCACCTGCATCGGCAACTCCGGGCCACTGATCCCCGAGGTGAGCAAGGCCGTCGTCGACAACGACCTGACCGTGTGCGCGGTGCTGTCCGGCAACCGCAACTTCGAGGGACGCATCCACCCGGAGGTCCGGATGAACTTCCTGGCCTCCCCGCCACTGGTCGTGGCCTACGCGCTCACCGGAACACTTCGCATCAATCTGCTGACCGACCCGCTCGGCATCGGCAGCGACGGCGACCCGGTGTACCTGCGTGACATCTGGCCCACCGCCGAGGAGATCGCCGCGGTGGTGGACGACAACCTGCAGGCCGAGATGTTCACCCACAGTTACGCGGACGTCTTCACCGGGGACGACCGCTGGCGTGCCCTCGACGTGCCCGAAGGCGACACCTTCGCCTGGGCGCCGGAGTCCACCTATGTCCGGCGACCGCCCTACTTCGACGGCATGACCCGCGAGCCCACGCCGGTCGCCGACATCACCGGCGCACGGGTACTGGCCAAACTCGGCGATTCGGTCACCACCGACCACATCAGCCCGGCCGGTTCCATCCGCTACGACTCGCCGGCCGGAAAATACCTGTCGGCCAAGGGAATCGAACGCAAGGACTTCAACTCCTACGGATCCCGGCGGGGCAACCACGAGGTGATGATCCGCGGCACCTTCGCCAACATCAGACTGCGGAACCAACTGGCGCCCGGCACCGAAGGCGGCTTCACCCGCGACTTCAGCCAGGCCGGCGCAGCCGCCGACGCGCCGGTCACGACCATCTACGACGCGTCGGTGAACTACCTGGCGGCCGGTACCCCACTGGTGATCCTGGCCGGCAGGGAATACGGGTCCGGATCCTCGCGGGACTGGGCCGCCAAAGGCACCGCGCTGCTCGGTGTACGGGCGGTACTGGCGGTGTCCTACGAACGCATTCACCGCTCCAACCTGATCGGCATGGGCGTGTTACCGCTGCAGTTCCCCGACGGCGCCGACGCGGACTCGCTGGGCCTGTCCGGCGCGGAGACCTTCGACATCACCGGGGTGACCGCACTCGACGACGGTATCCCCGACACCGTGCACGTGCGGGCGGGCGATGTCGAGTTCGAGGCGACCGTACGGATCGACACCCCCGGAGAGGCCGACTACTACCGGCACGGCGGCATCATGCAGTACGTGCTGCGGCAGTTGCTGGACTGA
- a CDS encoding tellurite resistance/C4-dicarboxylate transporter family protein gives MGGRGQAPVTGTREAVRTLNPGYFALVMASGMVSTAMYHQHAPRLSAALLWVTVASYLTLIAISAVRFVVFRHEFLADLYDSGRAFGLFTFVSATNVLGTRLVIDGHNGVAAGLLLTSTLAWLVLGYLIPWTAVLGTTERPVVRRANGTWFIWVVASQSIAVLAAVLEVEMAEPWRQGLALLAVGSWSVGVFLYGAAGIFVALRLLLYPLRPQDLIPQYWVAMGATAITVLAGARIVEMAEAPMVNATRGLIAGTSVLFWAFGTWLIPPLIAAGVWRHVVHRISLRYEAPWWSVIFPLGMYGVGSHYLGQADHLPIVYYIGSIQSWIALGAWCIAFVMMLHHLTVTLGPRNGDRATRARSAQPDAVGAEEMQIGSVETE, from the coding sequence ATGGGCGGTCGCGGGCAGGCGCCGGTAACCGGCACCCGCGAGGCGGTGCGCACCCTCAACCCGGGCTATTTCGCACTGGTGATGGCCAGCGGCATGGTGTCCACCGCCATGTACCACCAGCACGCCCCCCGACTGTCGGCGGCACTGCTGTGGGTCACCGTGGCGTCCTACCTGACCCTGATCGCGATCTCGGCGGTTCGGTTCGTCGTCTTCCGGCACGAATTCCTGGCCGACCTCTACGATTCCGGTCGCGCATTCGGCCTGTTCACCTTCGTCTCGGCCACCAACGTGCTGGGCACCCGACTGGTCATCGACGGCCACAACGGCGTCGCGGCGGGCCTGCTGCTGACCAGCACGCTGGCCTGGCTGGTGTTGGGCTATCTCATTCCCTGGACCGCGGTGCTGGGCACCACGGAACGGCCGGTGGTGCGCCGTGCCAACGGCACCTGGTTCATCTGGGTGGTGGCCAGTCAATCCATCGCGGTACTCGCGGCCGTACTGGAAGTGGAGATGGCCGAACCCTGGCGGCAGGGCCTGGCATTGCTGGCGGTCGGCTCCTGGTCGGTGGGCGTTTTCCTCTACGGCGCCGCCGGAATCTTCGTCGCACTGCGGCTCCTGCTCTACCCGTTGCGACCGCAGGATCTGATCCCCCAGTACTGGGTGGCGATGGGGGCCACCGCGATCACCGTGCTCGCCGGCGCCCGCATCGTCGAGATGGCCGAGGCCCCGATGGTCAACGCCACCCGCGGCCTGATCGCCGGCACCTCGGTGTTGTTCTGGGCGTTCGGGACCTGGCTGATCCCGCCGTTGATCGCCGCCGGGGTGTGGCGACATGTCGTCCACCGCATTTCGCTGCGGTATGAGGCCCCGTGGTGGAGTGTGATCTTCCCGCTCGGTATGTACGGGGTGGGCAGCCACTATCTGGGACAGGCCGACCATCTGCCGATCGTCTACTACATCGGCTCGATCCAGAGCTGGATCGCGTTGGGCGCGTGGTGTATCGCGTTCGTGATGATGCTGCACCACCTGACGGTCACGCTGGGGCCGCGAAACGGTGACCGGGCGACGCGAGCCCGATCAGCCCAGCCGGATGCCGTCGGCGCCGAAGAAATGCAGATCGGATCGGTCGAAACCGAGTGA
- a CDS encoding carbohydrate ABC transporter permease, producing MAGLLGVYAGLAGVAACALFPILWALSGSLKRQSEIAAPTLLPADPQWSNYVEVFSRMPFWRMLLNTVCYAGCVTAGQVFFCSLAGYAFARLPFTGRNTLFVLYLATLMVPLTVTVIPQFILMRVFGWTDTVWAMIIPGLFGSAFGTYLMRQFFAAMPIDLEEAAILDGCSPWTIYWRILLPHAKPAVMVLAVLTWINVWNDFLWPLLMIQHRDIATLTLGLVWMQGEYVAEWPVLMAASMLMLAPLVLIYSIAQRAFVSGIATTGLGGR from the coding sequence ATCGCCGGCCTGCTCGGCGTCTACGCCGGGTTGGCCGGTGTTGCGGCGTGTGCGTTGTTCCCGATCCTGTGGGCGCTGTCGGGATCGCTGAAGCGGCAGTCGGAGATCGCGGCGCCGACGCTGTTGCCCGCCGATCCGCAGTGGTCGAACTACGTCGAGGTGTTCAGCCGGATGCCGTTCTGGCGGATGCTGTTGAACACGGTCTGCTATGCCGGCTGCGTGACGGCCGGGCAGGTGTTCTTCTGTTCGCTGGCTGGCTACGCCTTCGCCCGGTTGCCGTTCACCGGACGCAACACCCTGTTCGTGCTGTACCTGGCGACGCTGATGGTGCCGCTGACGGTCACGGTCATTCCGCAGTTCATCTTGATGAGGGTGTTCGGGTGGACCGACACCGTGTGGGCGATGATCATCCCCGGGTTGTTCGGCAGTGCGTTCGGCACCTACCTGATGCGGCAGTTCTTCGCCGCCATGCCGATCGACCTGGAAGAGGCGGCCATCCTGGACGGGTGTTCGCCGTGGACCATCTATTGGCGGATCCTGTTGCCGCATGCCAAACCTGCGGTGATGGTGCTCGCGGTGCTGACCTGGATCAACGTCTGGAACGATTTCCTGTGGCCGCTGTTGATGATCCAGCATCGCGACATCGCCACCCTGACCCTCGGGTTGGTGTGGATGCAGGGGGAGTACGTCGCCGAGTGGCCGGTGCTGATGGCGGCGTCCATGCTGATGTTGGCGCCGCTGGTGCTGATCTACTCCATCGCCCAGCGGGCTTTTGTCAGCGGCATCGCGACGACCGGACTCGGCGGACGGTAG